The Paeniglutamicibacter sulfureus genome includes a region encoding these proteins:
- a CDS encoding DDE-type integrase/transposase/recombinase, with protein MPLALIPEQRPETFVAADPPPATPAPSSAPVKGPVKRSERAEQIALFRYQLIRDAADDQLGAKARGVMVRALATQYHPWPFGGTKRFSRESIDRWIKAWKKDGFDGLKPTQRAQGPITEPRVLLLAETLKREKPHRTAAQIKRIIATTLGDAPSETTLLRHFRSLDISTGVPGASTGRFETEESNEIWVGDALHGPRIEGRKTYLFAFLDDHSRMVVASRWAFAEDTVRLAAVLRPALQTHGIPRQVYVDNGSAFADKALQRVTAKLGIRLVHSAPYRPQGRGKIERFFNTVSQQFLGEITVTNQPSLPGTGQGSEISTLQELNALFTSWVQVLYHRTIHSTTGQTPLERWDASWVKRTPVRKSPDQVSEAFLWSEKRKVTKTATISLLGNTYQVDPVLAGTRVELIYDPFDLAAPIAVHSHLGVPAGTATLLQIRRHVHPKAKNAAADRDAGAQNVSTGIDYLRLLEDQHKHTMSGAPISFEKLATPSRNTDTAKAHHRQENTP; from the coding sequence ATGCCACTTGCCCTGATCCCGGAACAGCGTCCGGAAACCTTCGTTGCAGCCGACCCTCCACCGGCAACACCGGCACCGTCCTCGGCTCCGGTAAAAGGACCGGTGAAACGCAGCGAACGCGCCGAGCAGATCGCCCTGTTCCGCTACCAGCTCATCCGAGACGCAGCCGATGACCAGCTCGGTGCCAAGGCCCGAGGTGTCATGGTGCGCGCACTGGCCACCCAATACCATCCCTGGCCTTTCGGGGGCACCAAGCGGTTCTCCCGGGAAAGTATCGATCGCTGGATCAAGGCCTGGAAGAAGGACGGCTTTGACGGGTTGAAGCCAACCCAACGCGCCCAAGGCCCGATCACCGAGCCCCGGGTGCTGCTGCTGGCCGAGACCTTGAAGCGGGAGAAGCCTCACCGCACTGCCGCCCAAATCAAAAGGATCATCGCCACCACGCTGGGCGATGCACCCTCGGAAACGACGCTGCTGCGCCACTTCCGGTCCCTGGACATTTCCACCGGCGTTCCCGGGGCCTCCACCGGCCGCTTCGAAACCGAGGAATCCAACGAAATCTGGGTGGGAGATGCCCTGCATGGGCCGCGGATCGAGGGACGCAAAACCTATTTGTTCGCGTTCCTCGATGACCATTCCCGGATGGTGGTCGCCTCCCGGTGGGCCTTCGCCGAGGACACCGTCCGCCTGGCCGCGGTGCTGCGTCCGGCCCTGCAAACCCACGGAATACCACGTCAGGTCTATGTCGACAACGGCAGTGCCTTTGCTGACAAGGCACTTCAGCGGGTCACGGCGAAGCTGGGGATCAGGTTGGTTCATTCGGCCCCCTACCGCCCGCAGGGAAGGGGCAAAATTGAGCGGTTCTTCAATACCGTGTCCCAGCAATTCCTGGGTGAAATCACCGTCACCAACCAGCCCTCGCTTCCGGGCACCGGGCAGGGATCGGAGATCTCCACCCTGCAAGAACTGAACGCGCTCTTCACCTCCTGGGTGCAGGTTCTCTATCACCGCACCATCCACTCCACCACCGGGCAAACACCGCTTGAGCGCTGGGATGCCAGCTGGGTCAAACGCACCCCGGTACGCAAATCCCCGGACCAGGTCAGTGAGGCATTCCTCTGGTCCGAGAAACGTAAGGTCACCAAGACTGCCACGATCTCCCTGCTGGGCAACACCTACCAGGTGGACCCGGTGCTGGCAGGAACCCGGGTCGAACTCATCTATGATCCCTTCGACCTGGCCGCCCCCATCGCCGTGCACTCCCACCTGGGAGTCCCGGCCGGAACCGCGACCCTGCTTCAGATTCGTCGGCACGTGCACCCGAAGGCCAAGAATGCGGCCGCCGACCGGGACGCCGGGGCCCAAAACGTTTCCACCGGCATCGATTACCTGCGCCTGCTCGAGGACCAACACAAACACACCATGAGCGGGGCTCCGATCAGCTTCGAGAAACTCGCCACCCCGTCCAGAAACACCGACACCGCCAAAGCGCACCACCGCCAGGAGAACACGCCGTGA
- a CDS encoding ABC transporter ATP-binding protein: MITFESVSKSYPGGTQAVTDLDLEIPTGSFTVLVGPSGCGKTTSMRMINRMVAPSSGRICIDDEDVADIRAVTLRLGIGYVLQNAGLFPHRTVVDNVATVQRLLGLPKAQARTKAYEAMERVGLDASMANRYPAQLSGGQQQRVGVARALAADPPILLMDEPFSAVDPIVRLELQQEVRHLQAEIKKTIVMVTHDIDEALSLGDRIAVLAPGGVLHQYAPPLQILTRPATDFVASMVSKDRGFRQLSFATLQDVQATALPAPGADDLIELGTLAPGWKLRLDTAQGRAAWIDPTGAEFAAGGAVRRGDTVRSALDAVLASPVSAALLLNGDSVPTACVTIDDLAPYLRHGVRNPA, translated from the coding sequence ATGATTACCTTCGAATCAGTGTCCAAGTCCTATCCCGGTGGCACCCAGGCCGTGACCGACCTGGACCTGGAAATTCCCACCGGTTCGTTTACCGTCCTGGTCGGGCCCAGCGGCTGCGGCAAGACCACCTCGATGCGCATGATCAACCGCATGGTCGCCCCCAGCAGTGGCCGCATCTGCATCGACGACGAAGACGTTGCGGACATCCGGGCTGTCACGTTGCGCCTGGGCATCGGCTATGTGCTGCAGAATGCAGGCCTGTTCCCGCACCGCACCGTGGTGGACAATGTGGCCACCGTCCAGCGCCTGCTGGGACTCCCCAAGGCCCAGGCCCGCACCAAGGCATACGAGGCAATGGAACGGGTGGGGCTGGACGCTTCGATGGCCAACCGCTACCCCGCACAACTATCCGGCGGGCAGCAGCAACGCGTAGGCGTGGCCCGTGCCCTGGCTGCCGACCCGCCGATCCTGCTCATGGACGAGCCCTTCAGCGCGGTGGACCCGATCGTGCGCCTTGAATTGCAGCAGGAGGTCCGGCATCTCCAGGCGGAGATCAAGAAAACCATCGTGATGGTCACCCACGACATCGATGAGGCACTTTCCCTGGGCGACCGGATCGCGGTGCTTGCTCCCGGCGGGGTTCTTCACCAATATGCTCCGCCGCTTCAGATCCTCACGCGGCCGGCCACCGACTTTGTCGCCTCAATGGTCTCCAAGGACCGCGGTTTCCGCCAGCTGTCCTTCGCCACGCTCCAGGACGTGCAGGCCACCGCGCTTCCCGCCCCCGGCGCCGACGACCTGATCGAGCTGGGGACGCTCGCACCGGGATGGAAGCTTCGGCTGGACACCGCGCAGGGCAGGGCAGCATGGATCGATCCCACGGGGGCGGAGTTTGCAGCTGGCGGCGCGGTCCGGCGCGGGGACACGGTGCGCTCGGCACTTGATGCGGTGCTGGCCTCCCCGGTCTCGGCGGCACTGCTGCTGAACGGCGACTCGGTGCCGACCGCCTGCGTGACCATCGATGACCTGGCACCGTACCTGCGCCACGGCGTGCGGAACCCGGCATGA
- a CDS encoding ABC transporter permease, whose product MRWLLDNAGQAWALTLEHLYLSIVPTMVGVVVALALGLVFGNKPRARGAITAVASAIFTIPSLALFVVIPSIIGTQILDPLNVVIALSLYSASLLVRTVFDALDAVAPEVLNAAEALGYSRARRRVFVDLPLAVAPLAAGTRVAAVTNVSLVSVGAVIGVGGLGQLFVAGYQRNYPDQILAGIIVILALALVLDRLIAGAARLLTPWLHSGAAPSGSTGRRRPANGREKPVVPAAPDAAVREAGK is encoded by the coding sequence ATGAGGTGGCTGCTGGACAATGCCGGGCAGGCCTGGGCGCTTACGCTCGAACACCTGTACCTGAGCATTGTCCCCACCATGGTGGGTGTGGTCGTTGCGCTGGCCCTCGGGCTTGTCTTCGGGAACAAGCCGCGCGCCCGGGGTGCGATCACCGCGGTGGCCAGCGCGATCTTCACCATCCCCTCGCTGGCCCTGTTCGTGGTGATTCCCTCGATCATCGGCACCCAGATCCTTGACCCGTTGAACGTGGTCATTGCGCTGAGCCTGTACTCGGCCTCCTTGTTGGTGCGCACGGTGTTTGACGCGCTGGACGCGGTGGCCCCGGAGGTCCTGAACGCGGCCGAAGCGCTGGGCTACTCCCGCGCCCGGCGCAGGGTGTTCGTGGACCTGCCGCTGGCCGTGGCGCCGCTAGCCGCCGGCACGCGGGTCGCGGCGGTGACAAACGTGTCACTGGTGTCCGTAGGTGCCGTAATCGGCGTCGGCGGGCTGGGCCAGCTGTTCGTGGCCGGATACCAGCGCAACTACCCCGACCAGATCCTGGCCGGCATCATTGTGATCCTCGCGCTCGCACTGGTCCTTGACCGCCTCATCGCCGGCGCCGCCCGGCTGCTGACCCCCTGGCTGCACAGCGGTGCAGCCCCGTCAGGTTCCACGGGCAGGCGTCGGCCTGCCAACGGCCGCGAAAAACCGGTCGTCCCGGCGGCTCCGGATGCCGCGGTCCGGGAGGCGGGCAAATGA
- a CDS encoding ExeA family protein, whose amino-acid sequence MSITSLQSHYGFSRMPFSADIPPQAQHPHPGHREAIARIHWCIGQRQMGVITGEVGAGKTVAVRAALAGLEASRHQVIYLPDPTITMRGIHATIVSALGGQPSFYSGVLATQTAALLAGELDERSRLPVVVIDEAHLLSNTELESLRMLTNTALDTGSHFALLLIGQPTLRRRLKMAVLAALDQRIGTRFTLTGMNLADTASYIKAHLGFAGRSDTLFSEDAVTAIHQASRGYPRAVNNLAVAALIATYAGNKTIVDQAAAQSAITENSE is encoded by the coding sequence GTGAGCATCACGTCACTGCAAAGCCATTACGGTTTTTCCCGCATGCCCTTCAGCGCGGACATCCCGCCCCAGGCGCAGCATCCGCACCCCGGGCACCGCGAGGCGATCGCCCGGATCCACTGGTGCATCGGCCAACGCCAAATGGGTGTGATCACCGGGGAGGTCGGTGCCGGGAAAACCGTCGCGGTGCGCGCGGCACTGGCCGGGCTCGAGGCCTCCCGCCACCAGGTCATCTATCTTCCGGACCCGACCATCACCATGCGCGGCATCCATGCCACCATCGTTTCGGCCCTGGGCGGCCAGCCTTCCTTCTATTCCGGGGTACTGGCCACCCAAACCGCGGCACTGCTGGCCGGGGAGCTGGACGAGCGTTCCCGCCTGCCGGTCGTGGTCATCGACGAGGCGCACCTTTTGAGCAACACCGAGCTGGAATCCCTGCGCATGCTCACCAACACGGCCCTTGATACCGGGTCCCACTTCGCATTGCTGCTCATTGGGCAACCCACGCTGCGCAGGCGCCTGAAGATGGCCGTCCTGGCCGCGCTGGACCAGCGCATCGGCACCCGTTTCACCCTCACCGGCATGAACCTGGCCGACACAGCCAGCTATATCAAAGCGCATCTCGGTTTTGCGGGCAGATCGGACACGCTGTTCTCCGAGGATGCCGTTACCGCCATCCACCAGGCCTCCCGGGGTTACCCGCGGGCGGTGAACAACCTCGCCGTCGCCGCGTTGATCGCCACCTACGCCGGCAACAAGACCATCGTCGACCAGGCCGCGGCGCAATCCGCGATCACCGAAAACAGCGAATAG
- a CDS encoding ABC transporter permease: MINEMLSYFADAANWSGDAGIPARLGEHLWYSLLAVLAAAVIAFPVGLFIGHTGTGTVFLVSASNVLRALPSLGIMTLLVLLMGIGLLPPLAALVLIAIPPILAGVYAGVANVEPAVVDAARAIGMKDSRIILQVELPLALPLILGGMRGAILQVVATATIAAYVNLGGLGRYIFDGLALFDYGEVLVGAVLVTGLALVLDGLLALLAKAVSPARRSIDR, translated from the coding sequence ATGATCAACGAGATGCTCTCCTACTTCGCCGACGCCGCGAACTGGTCCGGGGACGCGGGTATCCCCGCCCGACTGGGCGAACACCTCTGGTATTCCCTTCTCGCGGTGCTGGCCGCAGCCGTCATCGCATTCCCTGTCGGCCTTTTCATTGGACACACGGGAACCGGGACGGTGTTCCTGGTGTCGGCCTCCAACGTGCTACGGGCGCTTCCCTCGCTGGGCATCATGACGCTGCTGGTGCTCCTGATGGGCATCGGATTGTTGCCGCCGCTGGCAGCCCTGGTGCTGATCGCGATCCCGCCGATCCTGGCAGGAGTATACGCGGGGGTGGCCAACGTCGAGCCCGCGGTGGTGGATGCAGCGCGGGCCATCGGCATGAAGGACTCGCGGATCATCCTGCAGGTCGAACTTCCCCTGGCGCTGCCGCTAATCCTGGGCGGGATGCGCGGGGCGATCCTGCAGGTCGTGGCCACGGCCACGATCGCCGCCTACGTGAACTTGGGTGGGCTGGGCCGCTACATCTTCGACGGGCTGGCCCTCTTCGACTACGGCGAGGTGTTGGTCGGTGCCGTGCTGGTCACCGGCCTCGCACTGGTGCTCGACGGATTGCTGGCCCTGCTGGCCAAGGCAGTGTCCCCTGCCCGTCGATCAATCGACCGATAA
- a CDS encoding DNA-processing protein DprA: protein MSNADPEVLARAGLTHIIEPNDQTGAALVQVSGAVEAYRIIRDHTGPAPAHEQQQVAELLDAHGASRASLRLDAGLERWRPRAALADPQADLKLMSTLGGGIIHPGDGNWPQGFEALGLAAPLALWYRGTGNLAILRDPARLAAIVGSRDATEYGRTVTAELVHGLRARGICIVSGGAYGIDAQAHQAALAEDPPARARPGEPLLPATIAVMAGGLNRFYPVGNDDLLKSVHRQGLLIAEVAPGATPTRWRFLQRNRLIAALCAATVVAEARWRSGALSTARHAAEMGREVGAIPGSVFSANSAGCHRLIREGAAILVTDAAEALELLKLPDPAPADVQAQQASNDREEPRDHDGLAIQDLLLLDALPVRSPRTADQLAALAGLGMGAILGGLSRLSTRGLAERSGTGWIRRFPNGREPQRGAPEPR from the coding sequence ATGAGCAATGCAGACCCGGAGGTCTTGGCACGCGCCGGCCTCACCCACATCATCGAACCCAACGACCAAACCGGAGCGGCACTCGTGCAGGTCAGCGGAGCGGTGGAAGCGTACCGCATCATCCGCGACCACACCGGTCCGGCCCCGGCCCACGAACAGCAACAGGTCGCCGAACTGCTCGACGCACACGGAGCCAGCCGCGCGAGCCTGCGCCTGGATGCCGGCCTCGAACGCTGGCGCCCCCGCGCCGCGCTCGCGGACCCCCAGGCAGATCTCAAGCTCATGTCCACGCTCGGGGGAGGGATCATCCACCCCGGAGACGGGAACTGGCCCCAGGGTTTTGAGGCCCTCGGCCTGGCCGCACCACTGGCCCTCTGGTACCGCGGCACCGGCAACCTCGCCATCCTGCGCGATCCCGCCCGGCTCGCCGCGATCGTCGGATCCCGCGACGCCACCGAATACGGACGCACCGTCACCGCGGAACTGGTCCACGGGCTACGGGCACGCGGGATCTGCATCGTGTCCGGCGGAGCGTATGGCATCGACGCACAGGCTCATCAGGCGGCGCTCGCCGAAGATCCACCCGCCCGCGCCCGCCCGGGCGAACCCCTGCTACCTGCCACGATTGCTGTCATGGCAGGGGGATTGAACCGTTTCTACCCGGTCGGCAACGACGACTTGCTCAAGTCCGTCCATCGACAGGGACTGCTCATCGCCGAGGTCGCCCCCGGTGCCACCCCAACGCGCTGGCGGTTCCTTCAACGCAACAGGTTGATCGCCGCGCTATGTGCTGCGACCGTCGTCGCCGAGGCACGCTGGCGCTCCGGGGCACTGAGCACCGCACGCCACGCGGCGGAGATGGGCCGAGAAGTAGGTGCTATCCCGGGGTCAGTCTTCTCCGCCAACTCCGCAGGCTGCCACCGACTCATCCGGGAGGGCGCGGCCATCCTCGTCACCGACGCCGCCGAGGCACTCGAACTGCTCAAACTCCCCGATCCCGCTCCCGCGGACGTTCAAGCCCAACAGGCAAGCAACGACAGGGAAGAACCCCGGGACCACGACGGGCTGGCGATTCAGGACTTGCTCCTCCTCGACGCCCTGCCCGTACGGTCCCCGCGCACCGCCGACCAGCTGGCGGCGCTCGCCGGACTGGGAATGGGAGCCATCCTCGGAGGACTCTCGCGCCTGTCCACACGCGGACTGGCTGAACGCTCCGGCACCGGATGGATACGCCGCTTTCCCAACGGCAGGGAACCGCAACGCGGAGCCCCGGAACCCCGATGA
- a CDS encoding ABC transporter substrate-binding protein: MKRMKLPFIAALSVVAGSLVLSGCSNPTAAPAPDESGATDQTLVVSSADFTESEIIGNLYAEALKDKGYTVETKFRIGTREAYIPALEDGSIDLIPDYTGNLLLALDEDADVSSPESILSALPSVLEAKKLTMLTPAAAEDKDAVVVTRATADKWSLTTIEDLAAHNDEVVMAGPPEFNKRPVGLPGLEKNYGFVPSKFEPISDGGGPATVKALLDGKVTAANIFTTSTAIPANDLVVLEDPKNNFPAQQVVPVAAADKLDETAVETLDAISAKLSTEELIKLNEQVSGSAKVEPKQAAITWLTDQGLLGN, encoded by the coding sequence ATGAAACGCATGAAGCTTCCTTTTATCGCCGCCCTGTCAGTGGTGGCCGGTTCGTTGGTTCTCAGCGGATGCTCCAATCCCACGGCGGCTCCTGCGCCGGATGAATCGGGCGCCACAGACCAAACCCTGGTCGTGTCCTCCGCGGATTTCACCGAATCCGAGATCATCGGCAACCTCTACGCCGAGGCATTGAAGGACAAGGGGTACACGGTTGAGACCAAGTTCCGCATCGGCACCCGCGAGGCCTACATCCCGGCGCTGGAGGACGGTTCCATCGACCTGATCCCCGACTACACCGGCAACCTGCTGCTGGCCCTGGACGAGGATGCCGATGTCAGCTCGCCCGAATCGATCCTTTCGGCCCTTCCTTCGGTTCTGGAGGCCAAGAAGCTGACCATGCTCACCCCGGCTGCCGCGGAGGACAAGGACGCGGTGGTGGTCACCCGTGCCACCGCCGACAAGTGGTCACTCACGACCATCGAGGACCTTGCGGCACACAACGACGAGGTGGTCATGGCCGGTCCCCCCGAGTTCAACAAGCGTCCCGTGGGCCTGCCGGGGCTCGAGAAGAACTACGGATTTGTGCCCTCCAAGTTCGAACCGATTTCCGATGGCGGCGGTCCTGCCACCGTCAAGGCGTTGCTCGACGGCAAGGTCACCGCCGCGAACATCTTCACCACCAGCACAGCGATCCCGGCCAACGACCTGGTCGTGCTGGAAGATCCCAAGAACAACTTCCCTGCGCAGCAGGTCGTTCCGGTGGCCGCCGCGGACAAGCTCGATGAGACGGCCGTGGAGACCCTTGATGCAATTTCGGCAAAGTTGAGCACCGAGGAGCTGATCAAGCTCAACGAGCAGGTTTCCGGCAGCGCCAAGGTGGAACCAAAGCAGGCGGCCATCACTTGGCTTACGGACCAGGGACTGCTGGGCAACTAA
- a CDS encoding ATP-binding protein — protein sequence MNLISIDFGGSLDRAHKLAANPCPCGRNLGKGTDCTCTPMQRRRYLARLSGPLLDRIDMQLFVPQLSARELAGRGTGESSAVVAARVGEARTAARDRLKRWGIGTNAEVPGSILRNELRLLTATLAGLNRATESLRLSARGYDRVLRIAWSIADLNSHACPTSDDVDVAIQLRQHGKGDVG from the coding sequence TTGAACTTAATAAGTATCGATTTTGGTGGAAGTCTGGACAGGGCACATAAGCTGGCCGCCAACCCGTGTCCGTGCGGGCGGAACCTGGGTAAGGGCACCGACTGCACCTGTACCCCGATGCAGCGCCGCCGCTACCTGGCCAGGCTCTCGGGTCCGCTGCTGGACCGGATTGACATGCAGCTCTTCGTTCCGCAGCTCTCTGCCCGGGAACTGGCCGGGCGTGGAACCGGCGAATCCTCCGCCGTGGTCGCGGCGCGCGTGGGCGAGGCCCGTACGGCGGCACGTGATCGGCTCAAGCGCTGGGGTATTGGCACCAACGCGGAGGTCCCCGGGTCGATCCTGCGCAACGAGCTGCGCCTGCTGACGGCCACCTTGGCCGGACTGAACCGGGCCACGGAGTCGCTGCGGCTCAGTGCACGCGGCTACGACAGGGTGCTGCGCATCGCGTGGTCAATCGCCGACCTGAACTCCCACGCCTGCCCCACGTCGGACGACGTGGATGTGGCCATCCAGCTGCGCCAGCACGGCAAGGGCGACGTGGGATAG